One window of the Blastocatellia bacterium genome contains the following:
- a CDS encoding SPASM domain-containing protein — MAGARSLKGNLWYNARAGVGERGSAMNERAEDRGLRAKLERVSARLRERILPPRVDEIRYANFAVTFLCNSRCQMCDIWTLYRQDPMRARGELTLAEIRGVFRSPLLRGLRAIALTGGEVFLRRDFVEICGFFLTEFPRATITIPTGAINPELNARALRRILTEYRPEPGRLYLSVSLDGVGETHDRQRGIRVYEKAWRVIEEALALGGIRVGVSFTITRENWRDLERVYELARARGLGFNAQFAQNSETYYARTDVETTWPLEDLRAIARVLERVAMEHLAHLSWPRRALDVQAYYLRRMTVYEARPRRLFTCYSGTHSFYLNPYGDVYPCVVLNKRLGNVRERSFEEIWLSPEAERVRRSIAARECACWTACEAMPSLGRSLRPVWENLMAFRASRKRLPG, encoded by the coding sequence GTGGCGGGTGCGAGATCGTTAAAGGGGAACCTGTGGTACAATGCCCGTGCGGGCGTTGGGGAGCGAGGATCGGCGATGAACGAGCGCGCGGAAGATCGTGGGCTCAGGGCAAAACTAGAGCGCGTGAGCGCGCGATTGCGCGAGCGCATCCTGCCGCCGCGCGTTGACGAGATTCGATACGCGAATTTCGCCGTCACGTTCCTCTGCAACTCGCGTTGTCAGATGTGCGACATTTGGACGCTCTATCGGCAGGATCCCATGCGAGCGCGCGGAGAGCTGACGCTCGCGGAGATCCGCGGTGTCTTTCGATCTCCACTTTTGCGCGGCTTGCGCGCGATCGCTCTGACGGGGGGAGAGGTCTTTCTGCGACGCGATTTCGTGGAGATCTGTGGGTTCTTCCTCACCGAATTCCCGCGCGCGACGATCACGATTCCAACGGGAGCGATCAATCCCGAGCTGAACGCCAGAGCGTTGCGTCGAATCCTGACCGAATACCGACCCGAGCCCGGACGGCTCTATCTCTCGGTCTCACTCGATGGGGTTGGGGAGACGCACGATCGGCAGCGGGGAATTCGAGTCTATGAAAAGGCGTGGCGCGTGATCGAAGAAGCGCTCGCGCTCGGAGGGATTCGCGTGGGGGTGAGCTTCACGATCACGCGCGAGAATTGGCGCGATCTGGAGCGGGTGTACGAGCTGGCCCGCGCGCGCGGCCTCGGGTTCAACGCGCAATTCGCTCAAAATAGCGAGACCTACTACGCGCGCACAGACGTGGAGACGACATGGCCCCTGGAGGATCTGCGCGCGATCGCGCGCGTCCTCGAGCGCGTGGCAATGGAACATCTCGCGCATCTCTCGTGGCCTCGGCGCGCGCTCGATGTGCAAGCCTATTATCTGCGACGCATGACGGTGTACGAGGCGCGTCCGCGTCGCCTCTTCACGTGCTATTCGGGGACTCACTCGTTCTACCTCAATCCGTACGGCGACGTGTATCCCTGCGTGGTCTTGAACAAGAGACTCGGAAATGTGCGGGAGCGGAGCTTCGAAGAGATCTGGTTGAGTCCGGAGGCCGAGCGAGTGCGCCGTTCGATCGCGGCGCGCGAGTGCGCGTGTTGGACGGCGTGCGAGGCGATGCCGAGTCTGGGACGGAGCCTTCGTCCCGTATGGGAGAACCTGATGGCGTTCCGGGCGAGTCGCAAACGACTTCCGGGCTGA
- a CDS encoding glycosyltransferase family 39 protein, with amino-acid sequence MKSAWGLLAIIVPIVLVNPLYEYPVGDDWTYALSVQHFLQTGRLRLPDESAASLVFQTIWGALFCWPFGFSFSALHLSTLALSLAGLWAFYRLCVLRLEDMNAERARFPLLAALALWFNPIVFTLSFTFFTDVPFLGLFLLALYFFAKSRVASEERERTRALILGALFSSFAVLVRQYAILLPVGFFLSLLGERRADERSWPRWVAIGMPMAVLLGFYIWIAAVHGMPTQFRFAQLEMLKTYRIAHDLRHLPFIVVFYLGAFALPLVGAARWRALLGERGKLVLVVLLLLSGYAAYSLWADGRHMPYLTDSAILPAFGKGGGVVFTAISAWAGALVLAAVVEEGRASWGAFYRAHARIFRFGTGVLGLLALLFATDLGRSFFIEGIDRALVAYYQVYTATTPSQRGLDYWRGRVEDFYVGLEHIVYGLALLGLIATFAGERWRFAGVRGEGGRSWQAWMTRFLLLLAALFLGLFVAISCRFDRYLLVFFPIGLLLGARRLAPRLRPSLAVLLLIGLGGVAIATAKTMIAGYGALWRAGNELLARGVPIEEINLNYTFNAWTLYQRGKREIERTGQPSYWAYAARREFRYWGWPPDEPAEVVLEVPYWDFLRWRWERVRVWRVRDR; translated from the coding sequence TTGAAGAGCGCCTGGGGACTTCTCGCGATCATCGTTCCCATAGTGCTCGTGAATCCCCTCTACGAATACCCCGTGGGGGATGATTGGACCTATGCCCTCTCGGTCCAGCATTTCCTGCAGACGGGACGCCTTCGCTTGCCGGATGAATCGGCCGCGAGCCTCGTCTTTCAAACGATTTGGGGCGCGCTCTTTTGTTGGCCTTTCGGCTTCTCCTTCTCAGCCCTGCATCTCTCGACGCTCGCGCTCAGTCTCGCGGGCCTTTGGGCGTTCTATCGGCTGTGCGTTCTCCGGCTCGAGGACATGAACGCAGAACGCGCTCGGTTCCCACTTTTGGCCGCGCTCGCGCTCTGGTTCAATCCGATCGTTTTCACGTTGAGCTTCACGTTCTTCACCGACGTGCCCTTTCTGGGGCTCTTCCTTCTAGCGCTCTATTTCTTCGCGAAAAGCCGCGTCGCGTCTGAGGAACGCGAGCGCACGCGGGCGCTCATCCTGGGTGCCCTCTTCTCCAGTTTCGCCGTCTTAGTGCGGCAATATGCGATCCTCCTTCCCGTCGGATTCTTCCTCTCGTTGCTCGGAGAGCGAAGAGCAGACGAGCGCTCGTGGCCGCGATGGGTCGCAATCGGAATGCCGATGGCCGTGCTCCTGGGCTTCTATATCTGGATCGCTGCTGTCCATGGGATGCCGACGCAATTCCGATTCGCGCAATTGGAGATGTTGAAGACCTACCGGATCGCTCATGACCTTCGGCATCTCCCGTTCATCGTGGTGTTCTATCTTGGAGCATTCGCTCTTCCCCTCGTGGGGGCCGCCCGCTGGCGTGCGCTCCTCGGCGAGAGGGGGAAGCTCGTCCTGGTGGTTCTGTTGTTGCTCAGTGGGTATGCCGCCTACTCATTGTGGGCCGACGGTCGCCACATGCCCTATCTCACCGATTCGGCCATTCTGCCGGCATTCGGGAAGGGAGGAGGGGTCGTGTTCACGGCGATCTCGGCATGGGCCGGGGCGCTTGTGCTCGCGGCCGTTGTGGAAGAGGGCCGGGCCTCGTGGGGAGCTTTCTATCGTGCGCATGCCCGCATCTTTCGCTTCGGGACGGGTGTTCTCGGACTCCTCGCCCTCTTGTTCGCAACGGATCTCGGAAGGAGCTTTTTCATCGAGGGGATCGATCGGGCGCTCGTCGCCTATTACCAGGTGTACACAGCAACCACGCCTTCGCAGCGTGGTCTCGATTACTGGCGCGGTCGCGTGGAGGACTTCTATGTCGGACTCGAACACATCGTCTACGGGCTCGCTCTCCTCGGGCTCATCGCCACGTTCGCGGGGGAGAGATGGCGATTCGCTGGAGTTCGCGGAGAGGGCGGGAGATCTTGGCAAGCGTGGATGACGCGATTCCTCCTGCTCCTCGCTGCGCTCTTTCTCGGGTTGTTCGTGGCCATCTCGTGCCGATTCGATCGCTATCTATTGGTCTTCTTCCCCATCGGGCTCCTGTTGGGTGCGAGGAGGTTAGCGCCGAGACTTCGACCATCTCTCGCCGTTCTTCTCCTCATTGGACTCGGTGGGGTGGCCATCGCGACGGCGAAGACGATGATCGCCGGCTATGGAGCGTTATGGAGAGCGGGGAACGAATTGCTCGCGCGCGGAGTCCCGATCGAGGAGATCAATTTGAACTACACGTTCAACGCCTGGACGCTCTATCAACGGGGAAAGCGCGAGATCGAACGAACAGGGCAGCCGAGTTATTGGGCGTACGCCGCGCGTCGCGAGTTTCGGTATTGGGGGTGGCCGCCCGACGAACCTGCCGAGGTAGTCCTGGAAGTCCCCTATTGGGACTTCCTGCGATGGCGATGGGAACGAGTGCGCGTGTGGCGGGTGCGAGATCGTTAA
- a CDS encoding radical SAM protein encodes MTRLERIISRGASRFFLWWHRRELAEPPPFPRRINIETTSICNLDCLMCPTRSKMRADGTMPMELFRRAADEIAEYGAEIVWLHAWGEPLVDAHLFERIAYIKQYPSIRNVVISTNATLLRGERARQLAESALDTVVFSLDGVTAETYEAIRRGARFSAVLENVRRFLEARQAGGGKGPRAVFQIIAMRETAHEIEAFRAYWQPFLQPGDFIHVKSFNTWAGKTEDRGLPERGIDFRVPCTAFLWDALTILWNGDVVPCCFDVDGELVIGRFGEQTLAQIWQGPALAELRRRHCRLDFQRVPLCAACQHTHARLNGERVWNFLRARLGRPADAAAQEGRPAF; translated from the coding sequence GTGACGCGGCTGGAGCGAATCATCTCCCGAGGCGCTTCCCGCTTCTTCCTCTGGTGGCATCGGCGGGAGCTGGCCGAGCCGCCGCCCTTCCCACGGCGTATCAACATCGAGACGACGAGCATTTGCAATCTCGATTGCCTGATGTGTCCGACTCGCTCCAAGATGCGAGCCGACGGCACGATGCCGATGGAGCTGTTTCGACGCGCGGCCGATGAGATCGCCGAATATGGCGCGGAGATCGTGTGGCTGCACGCTTGGGGCGAACCGCTCGTAGACGCGCATCTCTTCGAGCGCATTGCGTACATCAAGCAATATCCCTCGATCCGAAACGTCGTCATCAGCACCAATGCCACGCTCCTGCGGGGAGAGCGAGCGCGGCAGCTCGCTGAGTCTGCGCTGGACACGGTCGTCTTCAGTCTGGACGGGGTGACGGCCGAGACGTATGAGGCGATTCGTCGCGGCGCTCGTTTCTCCGCGGTTCTCGAGAACGTGCGTCGGTTCCTCGAGGCCCGTCAAGCGGGAGGAGGGAAGGGACCGCGAGCTGTCTTCCAGATCATCGCCATGCGGGAGACCGCTCACGAGATCGAAGCCTTTCGAGCGTATTGGCAGCCGTTCCTTCAGCCCGGAGACTTCATCCATGTGAAATCGTTCAACACGTGGGCGGGGAAGACCGAGGATCGCGGACTCCCCGAGCGCGGCATAGATTTTCGCGTTCCGTGCACGGCGTTCCTCTGGGACGCTCTCACGATCCTATGGAATGGGGACGTCGTGCCTTGTTGCTTCGACGTGGACGGCGAGTTGGTGATCGGGCGCTTCGGGGAACAGACATTGGCGCAGATCTGGCAGGGGCCCGCACTCGCCGAATTGCGCCGTCGCCATTGTCGGCTCGATTTTCAGCGCGTGCCGCTCTGCGCAGCTTGTCAGCACACGCACGCGCGATTGAATGGCGAGCGCGTGTGGAACTTCCTTCGCGCTCGCTTGGGGCGTCCCGCAGATGCTGCCGCTCAGGAGGGGAGACCGGCCTTTTGA
- the thpR gene encoding RNA 2',3'-cyclic phosphodiesterase: protein MAAIRSFVCIDVPQEVKAAIERVQAKLRRLPVEVSWTRPAGVHLTLKFLGEVEEARLGRIGEALDEIARSAAPFELVTGRGGIFPTADRPRVLWIGVRDEQGILRALVAQVEDALAQQGFARETRPFTAHLTIGRVRSERSARELARLFLAEEFPSYRFLVTHLILMRSDLRPEGALYTPLHIAPLRG, encoded by the coding sequence ATGGCGGCGATTCGCTCCTTCGTGTGCATTGACGTTCCGCAAGAGGTCAAAGCGGCGATCGAACGGGTGCAAGCGAAGCTCCGTCGCCTTCCGGTCGAAGTGAGTTGGACGCGACCGGCGGGCGTGCATCTGACCTTGAAATTCCTCGGAGAAGTCGAAGAGGCGCGCCTGGGGCGCATCGGAGAAGCATTGGATGAGATTGCGCGCAGCGCGGCACCGTTCGAGTTGGTGACGGGTCGCGGGGGGATTTTCCCAACGGCCGATCGTCCGCGCGTGCTATGGATCGGCGTGCGTGACGAACAGGGAATCTTGCGCGCGCTCGTCGCTCAAGTGGAAGACGCGCTCGCACAGCAGGGGTTCGCTCGAGAGACGCGCCCGTTCACAGCCCATCTCACCATTGGGCGCGTCCGTTCGGAGCGATCGGCGCGCGAGTTGGCGCGCCTCTTTCTGGCCGAGGAGTTCCCGAGCTATCGGTTTCTGGTCACTCATCTGATCCTCATGCGGAGCGATCTTCGTCCGGAGGGCGCGCTCTATACCCCGTTGCACATCGCGCCTTTGAGAGGGTAG
- a CDS encoding replication-associated recombination protein A, whose protein sequence is MEEERTLFPISSDDAEASHSAPLADRLRPRTLDEVVGQAELIGPGKPLRRLIERDQLASMILWGPPGSGKTTLARVIAQHTKAHFLSFSAVLGTIKEIRQAMLRAERVRRVQGRRTILFVDEVHHLNRAQQDAFLPFIERGDVVFIGATTENPSFQMIAPLLSRCHVFVLKPLSDDDVLLILRRALADEERGLGHLRVEIAEPLLRVIATHASGDARVALNVLELAVNSAERYPDGTLRVTEDIVREIIRRPMLFSDRGGEEHYNLTSAFIKSVRHSDADAALYWLARMLEAGEDPLFIARRLVILASEDVGLADPQALVQAVAAMQAVHFVGLPEAKLALTQATLYLARAPKSNAVLRAYRAAERDACEYPREPVPLHLRNPVTTLMREMGYGVGYKYIHDYEPGAPDAEMPCLPESLRGRKYFDEDPPSEGERVASE, encoded by the coding sequence ATGGAGGAGGAACGGACGCTTTTCCCCATCTCGAGCGATGATGCGGAAGCGTCGCATTCAGCGCCGCTGGCGGATCGTCTGCGTCCCCGAACGCTCGACGAGGTCGTGGGGCAGGCGGAGCTGATTGGCCCGGGCAAACCCCTGCGGCGCTTGATCGAACGCGATCAACTCGCTTCGATGATCCTGTGGGGACCTCCGGGCAGCGGCAAGACCACGCTCGCTCGCGTGATCGCACAGCACACGAAGGCGCACTTCCTGAGCTTCTCCGCCGTGCTCGGCACGATCAAGGAGATCCGCCAAGCGATGCTCAGGGCCGAGAGAGTGCGTCGCGTACAAGGGCGGCGCACGATTCTCTTCGTGGATGAAGTGCACCACTTGAACCGCGCGCAGCAAGATGCGTTCCTCCCGTTCATCGAGCGCGGCGACGTGGTTTTCATCGGAGCGACGACGGAGAATCCCTCGTTCCAGATGATCGCGCCGTTGCTCTCACGGTGTCACGTCTTCGTCCTGAAGCCGTTGTCCGATGACGATGTGCTCCTCATCCTTCGGCGCGCGCTCGCTGATGAGGAGCGCGGGTTGGGACATCTCCGCGTGGAGATCGCGGAGCCGCTTCTGCGAGTCATCGCCACCCACGCTTCAGGAGATGCCCGCGTCGCGCTCAACGTCCTGGAGCTGGCCGTGAACAGCGCCGAGCGATATCCGGATGGAACCCTGCGGGTGACCGAGGACATCGTGCGAGAGATCATCCGGCGCCCGATGTTATTCTCTGACAGAGGGGGCGAGGAGCATTACAACCTGACCTCGGCGTTCATCAAATCGGTTCGACATTCGGACGCCGATGCGGCGCTTTACTGGCTCGCGCGAATGCTCGAAGCGGGGGAAGACCCGCTCTTCATCGCTCGGCGATTGGTCATCCTCGCTAGCGAAGACGTCGGGCTCGCCGATCCGCAAGCGCTCGTTCAGGCCGTCGCCGCGATGCAAGCCGTCCATTTCGTCGGACTCCCCGAGGCGAAACTGGCGTTGACGCAAGCCACGCTCTATTTGGCGCGCGCGCCGAAATCGAACGCCGTCCTTCGGGCCTATCGAGCTGCCGAGCGCGATGCTTGCGAATATCCCCGAGAACCCGTGCCGCTCCATCTCCGCAATCCGGTCACGACGCTGATGCGCGAGATGGGATATGGCGTGGGGTACAAGTACATTCACGATTACGAGCCGGGGGCTCCCGACGCGGAGATGCCCTGTCTGCCGGAGTCGCTTCGAGGGCGAAAATATTTTGACGAGGATCCGCCTTCGGAGGGAGAGCGCGTGGCCTCCGAATGA
- the trmD gene encoding tRNA (guanosine(37)-N1)-methyltransferase TrmD has product MRIDILTIFPEMFRGPFDSGIVRRARERGLVEILVHDLRDFATDKHRTVDDRPFGGGEGMVFKPEPIFRAVESLLGEQFDRERVAVILLTPQGRVFTQATAEHLATRERLILICGRYEGVDERVAEHLATHELSIGDYILTGGEVPAMVIVEAVVRLLPGALHRAESARRESFAEGGILDYPQYTRPAEFRGLRVPEVLLSGHHAQIARWRRRMALAKTLRNRPDLLEKVPLSEEDRQLLEELRRTLPKVGESR; this is encoded by the coding sequence ATGCGCATCGATATCCTGACGATCTTCCCAGAGATGTTTCGCGGGCCCTTCGATTCTGGGATTGTGCGACGAGCGCGCGAGCGAGGATTGGTGGAGATCCTCGTGCACGACCTGCGGGATTTCGCCACGGACAAACATCGCACGGTGGATGATCGTCCTTTCGGCGGAGGGGAGGGGATGGTCTTCAAGCCCGAACCGATCTTTCGTGCCGTCGAGAGCTTGCTCGGCGAACAGTTCGATCGCGAGCGCGTCGCTGTCATCCTGCTGACTCCTCAGGGGCGAGTTTTCACTCAAGCGACGGCCGAACATCTGGCCACCCGCGAGCGGCTCATCCTCATTTGCGGTCGGTACGAAGGTGTGGATGAGCGCGTGGCCGAACACCTGGCGACACACGAACTCTCCATTGGCGATTACATCTTGACGGGCGGGGAGGTCCCAGCGATGGTGATCGTGGAAGCGGTCGTTCGACTCTTGCCCGGGGCGTTGCATCGTGCGGAGTCGGCACGTCGAGAATCGTTCGCTGAAGGGGGGATCCTCGACTATCCGCAGTATACGCGCCCGGCGGAATTTCGTGGCCTTCGCGTCCCCGAAGTCTTGCTCTCCGGGCATCATGCGCAGATTGCCCGATGGCGGCGGCGCATGGCCTTGGCCAAAACTCTCCGCAATCGCCCCGACCTTCTCGAAAAAGTCCCTTTGAGCGAGGAGGATCGGCAACTGCTCGAGGAGCTTCGGAGAACGCTTCCCAAAGTGGGGGAAAGCCGATAA
- the rimM gene encoding ribosome maturation factor RimM (Essential for efficient processing of 16S rRNA) has product MGSEPEFLTIAQILRPRGVKGEVVAEIVTDHPERFAAVTRVRLEAPEGMVVESRLERYWFHRGQVVLKFEGCETIEAANRLRGWWVKIARTEAVPLEEDEYFLFELLGCEVRTESNHRVGIVRDIMETAEVPVLVVEGEEAEEILIPFARAICPVVDSAAKLIIVNPPEGLLDLNRERSSSAVSRRATPQ; this is encoded by the coding sequence ATGGGGTCGGAACCAGAATTCCTTACCATCGCGCAGATTTTGAGGCCACGAGGAGTAAAAGGGGAAGTCGTGGCCGAGATCGTGACGGACCATCCGGAGCGCTTCGCCGCTGTCACCCGCGTGCGTCTGGAGGCTCCGGAGGGGATGGTTGTGGAATCGCGCTTGGAGCGCTATTGGTTCCACCGTGGCCAGGTCGTCCTGAAATTCGAAGGGTGTGAGACGATCGAGGCCGCGAATCGGTTGCGAGGATGGTGGGTGAAGATCGCACGGACGGAGGCCGTCCCGTTGGAGGAGGATGAATATTTCCTCTTCGAGCTTCTCGGGTGCGAAGTGCGCACGGAATCCAACCATCGGGTGGGGATCGTGCGCGACATCATGGAGACGGCGGAGGTCCCCGTGCTCGTCGTGGAAGGGGAAGAGGCCGAGGAGATCTTAATTCCCTTCGCTCGCGCCATTTGTCCCGTTGTGGATTCGGCCGCGAAGCTCATCATTGTGAATCCTCCGGAAGGATTGCTCGATTTGAATCGAGAGCGCTCATCATCGGCCGTCTCGCGCCGAGCCACGCCACAGTGA
- a CDS encoding KH domain-containing protein — translation MKIRDLVEMIAKALVDYPDQVEVREVEGEATTVLELRVAPSDLGKVIGREGRTARAIRTILGAAGMKMKKRFVLEILE, via the coding sequence ATGAAGATCAGGGATCTCGTTGAGATGATCGCGAAAGCGCTGGTGGATTATCCGGATCAGGTAGAAGTCCGAGAGGTTGAGGGCGAGGCGACCACCGTCCTAGAACTGCGGGTTGCCCCTTCCGATCTCGGAAAGGTCATCGGCCGAGAGGGTCGAACCGCTCGCGCCATCCGCACCATTCTGGGGGCGGCAGGGATGAAGATGAAAAAGCGCTTCGTCCTAGAAATCCTCGAATGA
- the rpsP gene encoding 30S ribosomal protein S16 encodes MLAIRLTRMGSKKRPFYRIVVAEKRSKRDGAFVEALGYYNPLTHPAEIRVNWERLQYWLRCGAQPTEVVRRLIRKVAPPVSEHGS; translated from the coding sequence TTGTTAGCCATACGCTTGACGCGAATGGGATCGAAAAAGCGGCCGTTTTACCGGATCGTCGTCGCCGAGAAGCGCTCCAAGCGCGATGGGGCCTTCGTCGAGGCCCTCGGTTACTACAACCCCTTGACCCATCCGGCGGAGATTCGCGTGAATTGGGAGCGACTCCAGTATTGGCTTCGATGTGGGGCCCAACCGACGGAGGTCGTCCGACGATTGATCCGGAAGGTCGCGCCGCCAGTATCGGAGCACGGGTCGTGA
- the ffh gene encoding signal recognition particle protein translates to MFDALSEKLRKVLRDLRGHGKLTEADVEAALREIRLALLEADVHFRVVKQFIERVREKALGQEVFASLSPAQQVIKIVYDELTEMLGGTSTRLLLTSRLPNIILLVGLQGSGKTTTAGKLARYLAAQGRNPLLVSADVYRPAAREQLAVIAREIRRPFFDDPSVTDPVEICRRARRHAELTGFDPVIVDTAGRLHVDEELMVELEAIKRETKPVEILLVADAMTGQDAVRSAEVFHQRIGLSGVILTKMDGDTRGGAALSIKAVTGQPIKFIGVGEKYDALEPFYPDRMASRILGMGDVLSLIERVQAEVDEREAARLQEKLRREEFTLEDFLEQLRLAKRFGSLGKIFELLPAEMLKFVGVSRITPEQMAQFERQLKRAEAIINSMTPEERRNYRLIDGSRRRRIARGSGTTVEEVNTLLKQYVEMRRMMKHLREGAFPFGKLLGKGGKKRKKKRS, encoded by the coding sequence ATGTTCGACGCGCTTTCGGAGAAGCTGCGGAAGGTCCTTCGTGACCTGCGGGGTCATGGGAAATTGACTGAAGCCGATGTCGAGGCAGCGTTGCGGGAGATTCGGCTGGCGCTGCTTGAGGCGGACGTGCATTTCCGCGTCGTAAAGCAATTCATCGAGCGCGTGCGGGAGAAGGCGCTCGGGCAGGAAGTGTTCGCCTCTCTCTCTCCGGCACAGCAGGTCATCAAGATCGTCTACGATGAATTGACGGAGATGCTCGGGGGAACGTCCACGCGGCTGCTCCTGACCTCACGCCTTCCCAATATCATCTTGCTCGTCGGATTGCAGGGATCGGGGAAAACGACGACGGCCGGGAAGCTGGCGCGGTATTTGGCCGCACAGGGGCGAAATCCGTTGCTCGTGTCCGCGGATGTGTATCGGCCAGCGGCGCGCGAGCAATTGGCCGTGATCGCTCGAGAGATTCGCCGTCCTTTTTTCGATGATCCTTCGGTGACCGATCCGGTGGAGATATGTCGACGCGCGCGCCGTCACGCGGAGCTGACGGGATTCGATCCTGTGATCGTGGATACGGCGGGACGATTGCATGTGGATGAGGAGTTAATGGTGGAGCTGGAGGCGATCAAGCGAGAGACGAAACCGGTCGAAATCCTGTTGGTCGCCGATGCCATGACCGGACAAGATGCTGTGCGCAGCGCCGAGGTATTCCATCAGCGGATTGGTCTCTCGGGGGTGATTCTGACCAAGATGGATGGCGATACGCGAGGAGGGGCCGCTCTCTCCATTAAGGCGGTGACGGGCCAACCCATTAAGTTCATCGGCGTGGGTGAGAAGTATGATGCCCTGGAGCCGTTCTATCCCGATCGCATGGCGTCGCGCATCCTTGGCATGGGGGATGTCCTCAGCTTGATCGAGCGCGTTCAGGCTGAAGTGGATGAGCGCGAGGCCGCGCGGTTGCAGGAGAAGCTGCGCCGCGAGGAGTTCACGCTGGAGGATTTCCTCGAGCAGCTGCGATTGGCCAAGCGCTTCGGCTCCTTGGGGAAGATCTTCGAACTGTTGCCGGCCGAGATGTTGAAGTTCGTCGGCGTGAGTCGGATCACGCCAGAGCAAATGGCACAATTTGAACGGCAACTGAAGCGCGCCGAGGCGATCATCAACTCGATGACGCCCGAGGAGCGGCGAAATTATCGGCTCATTGACGGCAGCCGCCGCCGCCGCATCGCGCGCGGGAGCGGGACGACCGTCGAGGAGGTGAACACCCTGCTGAAACAATACGTCGAGATGCGGCGGATGATGAAGCACCTCAGGGAGGGGGCATTCCCCTTCGGGAAGCTCCTGGGCAAAGGGGGGAAGAAGCGTAAAAAAAAGAGGAGTTGA
- a CDS encoding phosphoribosyltransferase family protein: MDHGTERRRFRDRTEAGHQLAARLLAYRDSETLVLGIARGGVVVGAPIADALQAELDVIAPRKLPIPFNPEAGFGAIAEDGTMYLNSVLVRALDLREEEIREIAADVLAEVRRRVARYRGDRPPPRVKGRPVILVDDGLATGYTMLAAIESVKKDAPARLVVAVPVSPLSTLRSIEPHVDELICLIARETEVFAVADFYEDFRDLRDEEVIALLERARSRPRERSAS, translated from the coding sequence ATGGACCACGGGACCGAGCGCAGGCGCTTTCGCGATCGCACAGAGGCTGGGCATCAGCTCGCCGCTCGACTGCTCGCGTATCGCGACAGCGAGACTCTCGTTTTAGGGATCGCCCGCGGAGGCGTCGTCGTAGGCGCGCCCATTGCCGATGCCCTTCAGGCCGAGTTAGACGTCATCGCTCCACGCAAGTTGCCCATCCCGTTCAATCCGGAGGCTGGCTTTGGCGCCATCGCCGAGGATGGGACGATGTATCTCAATTCGGTGCTCGTCCGCGCCCTCGATTTGAGAGAGGAAGAGATCCGCGAGATCGCTGCGGACGTTCTCGCTGAAGTCCGGCGTCGCGTGGCGCGCTATCGCGGTGATCGTCCGCCTCCGAGAGTGAAGGGGCGTCCCGTGATCCTCGTGGATGATGGTCTGGCCACCGGATACACGATGCTCGCCGCCATCGAGAGCGTGAAGAAAGATGCTCCGGCACGACTCGTGGTCGCCGTTCCCGTCAGCCCCCTCTCGACACTGCGCTCGATCGAGCCGCATGTGGATGAGCTGATTTGCCTCATCGCTCGAGAGACAGAGGTCTTCGCCGTCGCAGACTTCTACGAGGACTTTCGCGATCTGCGAGACGAAGAGGTGATCGCTCTGCTCGAACGAGCGCGTTCTCGCCCTCGAGAGAGGAGCGCGTCATAG